Sequence from the Fulvivirga ligni genome:
AAGAATACAATTCCTAAAGCGAGGGGAATTTCACCCTTGTTTATCAATAAACACCCTTTGATAATTATGCTGATGGTGGGAAATCTGGTCTATGATGATAAAAAAAGCCTCATAACCAACCAGAGAGTTATGAGGCTTAGTATTTAAATGTCAATCTATTTTCCTGAGATAGACATCACCAAATTTAGATTCAAGGATTACCCGGTAGCGTCCCTTACTGTGAGATACTATTTCGGTCCATTTCCCCGGACCATCACCTTCCTGACCTACCTTTTCAAAGTTATTATCCAGGTTAGAATAAATCTGACCAAATTGGGTTTTGGCCGTTAAATCAGAGGTTGTTGCGCCATCTACAGCCAGGTCTACTCCTCCAAACTTCGAAGTGACCTCTACCGGAGCGTGTATACCTTTTATTTCTACTGTCCCGAATTTAGACACCACATTTAACGACTTACCTTTCGGCACCATCACCTCTAGCTGAATTTTGGTGTTAACACCATGAGTAGCATAGCTGTGCTGACCATCTTTCATGATCTTTTGTACCTCGGGATCATTCATATTATCAGTATTAAAGTAATGAGTAACTCCATCTTTTTTAACAGTTATAGTCTTAGGCAGCTTATCATAGCCTACTATTTCTGAATGAATAAAAAGCTCACCGTTATCCATTTTACCGGTCAATTGAAAGGCATCATTATTTTGATTACCATTAATAGTTACCGTTCCTTTTATTAACACCTCATTCTTATCCCATGAAGATACTTTTATAAGCTCCGGGTAGGTGAACTTTAGATGAATAGCCGAAGCAGAACCCGCATTAAATGACTTTTCTATTTTTGATTGGGGCAATACTCTCCCAGCACTGCTTATAAGCAGCAATAATATAATCACTCGCATGTTTAGTAGGGATTTTGAGTTACTTGCTTCTTAGGTATACATTTCCGTGAGTGGAAGAAAGGGCTATTTTACTACCTCCATTGCCCAGCTTACCACTTATTTTCTTGGCACCATATACTTTCATACCATCAGGCTGATCTACTTTTAAATCAAGGTCAGAATATACTTCACCCCAGGTGGTGGCTATTTCGAAAGCGGCATTGCTACCAGCTGGCACAGCCAGATCTACATCTCCATGTACAGAGGTAATGGCGCTTGGCATACTCTGATTCATCTTATCTGCCATTACTACTTCAATATCACCATGAACAGAACTCAAAGTTACCGGCCCAGAAATGTTCTTCAGCTTAATACTGCCTCCATGAGTTGATACCTCTAATTCACCTTGAATATTCATTCCTGTAAAGTCATCTCCATGAATAGAAGAGTTAACATATTTTATTCGCACGCCGTTAGGCACCTTTACAATATAACCTACATCGGAATTTCTGGCCACCTGTGAAACTACTTTGTGCTCTTTGCCATCATCTTTTACAGAAAGGCCTACGCCAGTATTATCTGTAAGACCAAGGCCATTGATTGGTTTTAATCCTTTTGCTCGTTCTGGAATATCATACTTCCCTTTGGTGGAGATGATCACTTCATTACCAGAATATCCTTCTACCTGCACATCGTACAATTCACTTAGCTCCAGCAATCCTGAACTCATGGGTATTTTATACTGCGCCATAACCGGGCTCAGAGCAAAACAAATCATTACGAGCATTACATATTTCATCTTACTTTTCATCTGTTTTAACTTTTGTCGTTGTTGTTATTTATTTGAGTTGTGTTATATCAATTTGTATACGGCCATGTGCGCTTCGTCTTTCACGGCCTGTTGTGTACTATCACTTTGAATGATCTCTTGCAGCTTACCTACTGCGCCCTTTTCTTTTAATGAAACCATTAGGTTAATCAGGTTAATTTGCACTATTGGATCGGTTTGCTTTTCCATAGAAGAAAGTAGTGCTGCCATTACCCCTGGCTGATCGCTAAACCGTGCCAGTGCCTCCATAGCTGCCAGGCGAACATTCGTATTTTCATCATTATTTAGCGTACGAACCAATGCTTTCAAAATAGCATCATCTGCTTTATCCACTGAATAGGCTACATTTACCCCTTGCAGACGCGCACTGGCAGACTGCTGATTATCAAGTGATTGCAAAACCATTTCTCTGGTAGCACGCACTTCACTAGCCAGCGCATCAATCTGGTCGTTTTTCTGACCTTTCATCCACCAGGCACCGATGAACACACCAGATAATACCAATGCTACAGAGGCCGCCATTTTCCACATGGGAAAATAAACCTGTTTTCCTTTTGGTTTCTCAGCCGCGATTTCTTCTTCCAGGGCTTTTTCAAAATCCAGCTTTAGGCTACTATCAGGCTGGAGATCAATATCAGATTCTAGAAGCTGGTAGGTCTTTTGTATATCTTCATAATACTTCCTACACTCCTCGTTTTCCTGAATATTCTTAGCCACATACTTTTCCAGCTCACCACTTAGGTTGCCATCTATATATTCCAGTATTAGATCTTTCAATTTTTCCTCCATGTCTTAATGTTTTTCTAATAGCATGAATGTTTCTTTCAAATCCTTTAAGGCTCTATGCACCTTCACTTTTACATTAGCTACAGTACAGTCCAGAATAGTGCCCACCTCTTCATATTTAAGCTGCTGAAACTTGGTGAGGATCAGTATTTCTCTGTGTTCTGGCTTCAATTTGAACAGTGATATATACAGAAGTTTCTCCTGCTCACCGGCCATGATACTCTCATCAATGGCATTCATCTTATCACTGATATTTTCAGCCTCCATATAGTCAGAGTAGAGCATTTTGTTTTTTCTATAATGATCAGCATAGATGTTTCTGGCCATTTGATATATCCAGCTTTTAAAGCTCTTACCTTCCTGATATGACTGCCTGTACTTAAGCATTCTGAGAAAAACATTTTGAGTAAGGTCATGCCCCAGATCACGATCAAAAGTGATCTTTACAAAAAAGTTGTAAAGCTGTCGGTTGTATCTATCGAAAAGTACTGAGGCCTTTTTCAGGTCTCCGTCCTTCACAGCTGACATAAGCATTTCATCCGTCATCAGAATGTCTCTCTTCGTTTTTATTGTTTTCAGGGTTGGATACCAGGCATAGTAATAATGGTTACAATAAATATCAAAATTTATTCATAACCAGTAAAGAGAGGAAGAGGAAAGGTGGTTAATTAGCCATTTTTCATTTCTAAAGCTATCTGTAAATAGCGCCCCAGCTTTCCGGGAGGAAAACCTTTTTGACGGAACCATACGAGATAGTCTTCAGGAAGACTCATCAATTTCATGCCCTTATATTTCCCAAAAGGCATTTTATAGTTAAGTAACTCCGCCATTTCTTGTCTGGCTTTATTGATGTCGAATTCTTCCATAGGACAAATATAACAAAGAAGGCCCGCCGAGAAAATCCCCGACAGGCCTTGGAACATAAACTGCACTTTTAATATTTTTATTTCACTAGCACTCTTGTAGTCAAGTTATAGATAGAAGTTTTAAGTGTTACAATGTATAATCCTGATGGTAAGTTAGATACATTTATTTGAGCTACATTTTCGAAAGAGCTATCAAATGTATTTGTGTATACTGCCATTCCTCTGTCATCAGTTAACTCTACAGTAACTTCATCTGATCCGAAACCATCTATTCTTACATTTAACTGATCAGTAGCAGGGTTAGGGAAAGCAGTTACTTCTAAAGCTCTTACAGCCTCGTTGAAAACATTTACTACTTTAGAATACTCATACTGACCGTCAAAGTCTGTTTGCTTCACTCTGTAATAGTTAGCTCCGTTAGCAGCTGAGAAATCTTCCACTGAATACTCAATTACATCTGAGCTATTACCGGCTCCATCCACTGTAGCAATCTCCTGGAAGTTGATGCCATCTGTAGATCTTTCTAATGTGAAGAAATCATTGTTTAACTCTGAACCAGTAGCCCATGTTATCATTGCCACACCATTAGTGATTTTTGCATCTACATATAAAAACTCTACAGGTAAAGTTCCTGTCATCACGTAGTTATAAAGAGCAGGATCATCGTTATAAAGATCAGATTCAGTAAGGAAGTATCCATCTTCTGCATTTCTGCTACCGTTAAACTCAGCACCACCATTTCTTGAAACACCTCCGAAAACGTAGAAAGCATTTGAGCCAGAACCAGAGTTCTCTACACTAGAACCACCCACTGATCTTAAATTAGATTTAGCGATGATTCTACCATCATTGACTGTTACAGTACCACCTTCTGTTCTTAAATCACCTTCTATAATAAGTAAACCATTATCATCTACTGTAAGTGATGAACCTCCACCCACTATTAAATCTCCGTTTACCCAAAGGGTATCATATATCGTCACCGCTGAGCTTCCTCCTAAAGTTAAATTTCCTTCTCTTGTAATAATGCCATATACATCTACATAAGCGGCTGCTCCACCTACATTAGGACCTGGGTTGTTTCCCATCCAAGTTTGGCTTTTATTCCAGCTTGCATCATTTAACCATGTGCCCTGGTAGTTATTATTTGAGTAGTATCCGTCCTGTCCGTAAGCGAAGATTGAGATAATCATTAAGAAAAGTACTGTGTAAGTTTTCATCGTCTTTTTGCAGTTTTTGTTCGTGTTCGTATTCCTACATTTCAAATGAAATACCACTTGTGCCAAAAACCGCTAAAACGCTTTAAATTAATCGTTTAGGCTATTTATATATTTCACTATACTCATCTTTTTTTCCCAAATCACATTATCTATTCCAAAATATGGAAAATATCCCACCATAATTTGATGTTCATTTTATCCAATAAACGACCTGATTTTTAACAAAAAAGAAATAAATACTATTTTATCACACATGAGTAATATCCACTCCACTAGATTTGAATTATATGTCATAACTTAGAGTATGGCTATCATCAGTAAGAAGAAAAACACTTATAAAGTCTCTGATCCGTTTAGGGAGTATTTGAAAGAGAATGACAGAGAAATAGCGTTTCCAATTACCTACTCTGATCTATTGAGGTATGATAATTCTATCGCGCTGATTGATAAAAATGATAAGGACACGCTTTGGGAAACCATATTATATCCACAAGATGATATGCGGCATATCCACAATAGCCTAAAGAAGATATATGCCATTATAAA
This genomic interval carries:
- a CDS encoding DUF4097 family beta strand repeat-containing protein, producing MKSKMKYVMLVMICFALSPVMAQYKIPMSSGLLELSELYDVQVEGYSGNEVIISTKGKYDIPERAKGLKPINGLGLTDNTGVGLSVKDDGKEHKVVSQVARNSDVGYIVKVPNGVRIKYVNSSIHGDDFTGMNIQGELEVSTHGGSIKLKNISGPVTLSSVHGDIEVVMADKMNQSMPSAITSVHGDVDLAVPAGSNAAFEIATTWGEVYSDLDLKVDQPDGMKVYGAKKISGKLGNGGSKIALSSTHGNVYLRSK
- a CDS encoding HEAT repeat domain-containing protein — its product is MEEKLKDLILEYIDGNLSGELEKYVAKNIQENEECRKYYEDIQKTYQLLESDIDLQPDSSLKLDFEKALEEEIAAEKPKGKQVYFPMWKMAASVALVLSGVFIGAWWMKGQKNDQIDALASEVRATREMVLQSLDNQQSASARLQGVNVAYSVDKADDAILKALVRTLNNDENTNVRLAAMEALARFSDQPGVMAALLSSMEKQTDPIVQINLINLMVSLKEKGAVGKLQEIIQSDSTQQAVKDEAHMAVYKLI
- a CDS encoding RNA polymerase sigma factor gives rise to the protein MSAVKDGDLKKASVLFDRYNRQLYNFFVKITFDRDLGHDLTQNVFLRMLKYRQSYQEGKSFKSWIYQMARNIYADHYRKNKMLYSDYMEAENISDKMNAIDESIMAGEQEKLLYISLFKLKPEHREILILTKFQQLKYEEVGTILDCTVANVKVKVHRALKDLKETFMLLEKH
- a CDS encoding DUF3820 family protein, producing MEEFDINKARQEMAELLNYKMPFGKYKGMKLMSLPEDYLVWFRQKGFPPGKLGRYLQIALEMKNG
- a CDS encoding T9SS type A sorting domain-containing protein translates to MKTYTVLFLMIISIFAYGQDGYYSNNNYQGTWLNDASWNKSQTWMGNNPGPNVGGAAAYVDVYGIITREGNLTLGGSSAVTIYDTLWVNGDLIVGGGSSLTVDDNGLLIIEGDLRTEGGTVTVNDGRIIAKSNLRSVGGSSVENSGSGSNAFYVFGGVSRNGGAEFNGSRNAEDGYFLTESDLYNDDPALYNYVMTGTLPVEFLYVDAKITNGVAMITWATGSELNNDFFTLERSTDGINFQEIATVDGAGNSSDVIEYSVEDFSAANGANYYRVKQTDFDGQYEYSKVVNVFNEAVRALEVTAFPNPATDQLNVRIDGFGSDEVTVELTDDRGMAVYTNTFDSSFENVAQINVSNLPSGLYIVTLKTSIYNLTTRVLVK